The segment GACTACATAACACCAACGACTGTTTCAGTATCCACCTTCATTCTTTGTACAATTAATAATAGTTACATTATGATTTAAAGGTAGAGATTTCTTCAGGACCAATGGTTTAGAATCTATAATGAACACTTGAAGTtcgggttgtaaagaaatatgtcGATTTTAGACCTGAAGACATCTCAACATTTAAATCAATAATGCAAGCATTAATTGTCAAATTAATAAAGGTGGATATCGAAACGATCATAGGCTTTATGTAGTCGAGAGTtctgaaaataaattgaatttggTTTATTCAATCTCTccgttttgtttataaatatatatatatctatatatgcaactatatatgagtgtatgtatatatgtgtaggtatataaggcggtgagctggcagaattgttcgcacgttgggcgaaatgcttagcgctatttcgtctgcctctacgttctgagttcaaattccaccgaaatcgactttgcctttcatcctttcgaggttgataaagtaaggaccagttacgcactgaggtcgatataatagacttcatccgtttgtctgtccttgtttgtcctatctttgtttagccccttgtgggtagtaaagaaataggtatatatgtgtgtgcgcatgtgtgtgtatatatatatatgtatgaacatatgtgtacTTTTGCACGATTGTACATTTACATAAATGGATATGCACTTATACAAAAGATTTTCAAGAAAATGAGAAGGAAAGTGAAATCGTTGAGTTAATGAACTGTGTGAACAGGTATATTTCCGCCTATTCTGCTCcgttatttttacgtatttttacgTACAGGAAATACATTGAAGCAGtgctatatattttagaaatccaGGAACAAGCATCTGATTTTAGCAAAAacgtcaaatgaaataaaattttttaaaatctgcatTCAATGAAGAACGATCGATTTTCTTACGGTACTGTCGAATTTCTTAGCGCTCTCATCATAccgattttcctttctttttgaatTTGCGCGAGATAAATGCACGCCTACACATTTTGAAAAATTGGGTCACGATAATTTGAAAACGAGGAAGTTATGATAGACGCCCCATGTGGGAAAATGAAATTTTTAGagttattcataaaatattgcGATGTACGTGCGTCTTCTCAACACGACTGCCCaactaatttaaataaaatatatttaaaacttacATTTGAATTCATGCACATATTCTAGCCTTATTTCTATTCATGAAAGTTTTAATCACGGAACTTTCCTATAACATGGACGAAGCAATTCCAGGTGTCCAACATATATGAATTGCAGGGAACCATATATtctaaatacattatttataatgaaattcatttgttattattgtttactgCAAGCAACATATATAGTAATTAAATAGCCAGCTTACATGATGGATAATATTAAATTCAATTCAGCGCCAACTGAAGTAAATATCGATTAGAATTTCGACCTCAATCTTATAAttacaatataacatataatgctatatatctgtgtctgttataatatgtatatataagtatgcatatatgtttatacatatgtatgtatttatgtatctatgtatgtacatatagatacatagaaatatagatagataaatagagagatagatagataaatagatagatatacagttagatgggtagataaatatatatatatatattgatagttagatagatagatagatagatagatagatagatagatagatagatagatagatagatagatagatagatagatagatagatagatagattgcaagTTCTGGTGCCAGCAGgatataataatagcaatatggAAATAAACACATTTGTAATTCAAATGTTGCCTAAAATCaaattggaaaaataattttaaacatatCATTTAATAATGGCTGTTAAATTTTAAACGCAGAAATaagcacacgtacgcacacatagacgtatataaataaatatattaatatatatatatatatatatatatatatatatgagttcctgtatatacacatttatatatatatatgtgtgtatgtatatatgtatatatatacatgtatgtatgtatttctctttgtatgtaggcatatatgtatgtatatgctaacTATGAAATTATAAACGGATGTGGGATAATTTTCATCGGAAAATTGATAATAAAGTGCACATCGCTGAAATTTATTgctacatttaaatttaattttacattCAGAAACGATGGTTTAACAAAAACGTGCAACCCAAAAGGAGACCAACCCAACTGGAGAGCAAGTCATAAGGAGAGTAAGTCATAAGGAGAGCAAGTCAAATGGAGAGCAGGCCAACTGGAGAGCCGGCCAATTAGAGAGCAAGTCAAAAGGAGATCAGACCAACTGGAGAGCAAGTTAACTGGAGAGCAGGCCAACTGGAGAGCATACCAAAAGGAGAGCAGACCAAATGGAGAGCAGGCCACCTGGAGAGCAGGACAACTGGAGAGCAAGCCAATTGCAGAGCAGGCCAACTGGAGAGCAAGCCAACTGGATAGCAGGCCAACTGGAGAGCAAGCCAACTGGAAAGCAGGCCAGCTTGGGAGCAAGTCAACTGCAGAACAGTCCAACTGGAGAGCAGGCGAACTGGACAGCAGGCCAAGTGGGGAGCAAGCCAACTGTAGAGCAGCCCAACTGGAGAGCAAGAACTGGAGAGGAGGCCAACTGGAGAGCAGGCCAGCTGGAGAGCAGACCAGCTGGAGAGCAGGCCAACATGAAAGCAGGCCAACTGGGGAGCAAGCCAAATGGAGAGCAAGTCAACTGGATAGCAGGCCAACTGGAGAGCAAGCCAACTGGAGAGCAGTCAAGCTTGGGAGCAAGCCAACTGGAGAGCAGTCCAACTGGAGAGCAGACGAACTGGAGAGCAGGCCAACTGGAGAGCAGGCCACCTGGGGAGCAAGCCAACTGTAGAGCAGGCCAACTGGAGAGCAAGCTAACTGGAGAGCAGGTCAACTGGAGAGCAGGCCAACAGGAGAGCCTGCCAACTGCAGAGCAGGCCAGCTGGGGAGCAAGCCAACTGGAGAGCAGGCCAACTGGGGTGCAGGCCAGCTGGGGAGCAGGCCAACCGGAGGGCAAGCCAACTGGAGAGCAGGCCAACTGTGTACCTTGATTGCCTTAGCATGTATTTCTGTATGAGCCGTGTCGTACCATGCTCGTCTCCATCAACATTTtccttatcgtcatcatcatcatcatcatcatcgcgatCACCCCACCAATAACCTTAACATTTTTagcatcatcatccccatcatgaTAAAcgactcatatcatcatcatcactttcaggTAGGATTTTCGAATATAGTCATATATTACTTCTGACGGATACAACTAACATTATTCAAAAGTCATTTAGTTCTTTGTCGTTGGAGTACACCCAGAATGGCAATgattctaataaaatatatattgaggaAGAATGTGCACGAGATGAATAATGGGTATTTGTTTCGCGTTACGATATCAGATTCCTCTGCCTTTCTTGCCTTACGATTTATAATAGCAGTGTCAATGCTAGTGTGTCTCTAATAATTTTTTCCCAATGGCTGCGTTTTCCCATCGACATCCGTGGCATGTTGCCAATGATATGAATTCTAGATAGACActagattaaataaaaataaagagaaactgAAGAAGAAAGGGATATAGAAGAC is part of the Octopus sinensis linkage group LG8, ASM634580v1, whole genome shotgun sequence genome and harbors:
- the LOC115214866 gene encoding uncharacterized protein LOC115214866, yielding MESRPPGEQDNWRASQLQSRPTGEQANWIAGQLESKPTGKQASLGASQLQNSPTGEQANWTAGQVGSKPTVEQPNWRARTGEEANWRAGQLESRPAGEQANMKAGQLGSKPNGEQVNWIAGQLESKPTGEQSSLGASQLESSPTGEQTNWRAGQLESRPPGEQANCRAGQLESKLTGEQVNWRAGQQESLPTAEQASWGASQLESRPTGVQASWGAGQPEGKPTGEQANCVP